In Altererythrobacter aquiaggeris, the genomic stretch CTGCCGAAGGCATTGTTTATGGCGCACTCGACACCGTCGAGACCAAAGCCAAGACCGATCCGGTGCAGTTATTCCACGAAGCGCTGAACAATGTTAAGCCGCAAGTGGAAGTCCGCAGCCGCCGTGTTGGTGGTGCCACGTATCAGGTTCCGGTAGAAGTTCGTCCTGAACGCGCCCAGGCACTTGCCATTCGCTGGCTTATCAGTGCAGCGCGTGGCCGCGCCGAAACCACCATGAGCGCACGCCTTTCCGGCGAGCTGATGGATGCGGCGAACAACCGCGGCAATGCGGTCAAGAAGCGTGAAGACGCGCACCGGATGGCAGATGCCAACCGGGCGTTCTCGCACTACCGCTGGTAAGAGTTTAAACATCCGGGGAAGGGATGGCTGGTCGGCCTCCCTGATCCGCAAGCCCACTAGGAATTATCCATGGCCCGCGAATATCCGCTGGAACGCTATCGTAACATCGGCATCATGGCTCACATCGATGCTGGTAAAACGACGACTACCGAACGCATTCTTTATTACACCGGTAAATCCTACAAAATCGGCGAAGTGCATGATGGCGCTGCGACGATGGATTGGATGGAACAGGAGCAGGAGCGCGGCATCACGATCACGTCTGCTGCGACCACCACGTTCTGGCAGAACGAAGATGGCAAGGGTGAAAAGCACCGCATCAACATCATCGACACGCCCGGCCACGTGGATTTCACCATCGAAGTCGAACGTTCGCTTCGCGTACTCGATGGCGCGGTAGCCGTATTTGACGGTGTTGCCGGTGTAGAGCCGCAGTCCGAGACTGTCTGGCGTCAGGCCGACAAATACAAAGTCCCGCGCATGTGCTTCATCAACAAGCTCGATCGTACCGGTGCAGACTTTTATTACTGTGTACAGTCGATCATCGATCGCCTCGGCGCGAACCCGCTTGTGCTGTATCTCCCGATTGGCGCTGAAGGCGGGCTTCGCGGTGTCGTCGATCTGGTGAACAATCGCGGTATAGTCTGGGAAAATGACGGTCTCGGTGCCGAATTCGAATATATCGCCGTTCCTGACGATATGGCCGACAAGGCTGAAGAATATCGCGCCAAGCTGATCGAAACAGTTGTCGAGCTTGACGATGATGTGATGGAAAAGTTTTTCGACGGCGAAATGCCTGATGCGGCAACGCTCAAGAAGCTCATCCGCAAGGGCACGATGGACCAGGTTTTCGTCCCGGTTCTGTGTGGTTCGGCGTTCAAGAACAAGGGTGTTCAGCCTCTGCTTGATGCGGTTGTCGACTATATGCCTTCGCCGCTCGACGTACCCGCAATCAAGGGCGTTTTGCCAGACAGCGACAAGGAAGAAACGCGCCCGTCCAGTGACGAAGCACCGTTCTCCGCGCTTGCATTCAAGATCATGAACGATCCGTTCGTCGGCTCGCTCACCTTCACGCGCATTTATTCCGGCCATCTCGAAAAGGGTATGGTGCTCAACTCCGTGAAGGAGAAGAAGGAAAAGATCGGCCGCATGTTGCTGATGCATTCCAACAACCGCGAAGATATTGATGAGGCATTTGCCGGTGACATCGTCGCGATTGCGGGCATGAAGGACACCACTACCGGCGATACGCTGTGTGCTCTGTCGCATCCGATCATTCTCGAGCGGATGGAATTCCCCGAGCCGGTTATCGAACTGTCCGTGGAGCCAAAGACCAAGGCCGACCAGGAAAAGATGGGCGTCGCGCTCAATCGCCTTGCCGCTGAAGATCCTTCATTCCGCGTTTCGACCGATCACGAATCCGGCCAGACGATCATCAAGGGAATGGGCGAGCTTCACCTCGACATTCTGGTTGACCGTATGAAGCGCGAATTCAAGGTTGAAGCCAACGTCGGTGCGCCTCAGGTCGCGTATCGCGAATCGCTCGGCCGTGAAATCGAAGTGGATTACACCCACAAGAAACAGTCGGGTGGTTCGGGCCAGTTTGCCCGCGCCAAGGCGACTTTCATTCCGGGTGAACGTGGTCAGGGCATCGTATTCGAAGACAGCATCAAGGGCGGTAATATTCCACGCGAATATATCCCGTCGCTCGAGAAGGGTCTGCGCGAACAGGCTGAAAGCGGTTATTTGATCGGGTTCCCGATTATCGATTTCACCATCAAGGTAACTGACGGCGCCTATCACGACGTCGATTCCTCGACGGTGGCGTTTGAAATCTGCGGCCGCGGTGCAATGCGTGAAGCAGCGGAACGTGGCGGCATCAAGCTGCTCGAACCGGTGATGAAGGTTGAAGTCATCACTCCCGAGGATTACCTTGGGGATGTAATCGGCGATCTCAATTCGCGTCGGGGTCAGATCCAGGGTACAGATTCGCGCGGCAACGCCCAAGCGGTCGAAGCAATGGTTCCGCTGGCGAATATGTTCGGCTACGTGAATGAGCTCCGCTCGTTCAGCCAGGGCCGGGCAAACTACTCGATGCAGTTCTCTCATTACGAGGAAGTGCCGGCGAGTGTCGCACTTGAGGTCAAGGAGAAGCTTGCTTAACTGCAAGCTACAGTCTAGGGGCGGCGCCTGTTTCAGCGGGTGCCGTTTTCTCCCGCAGTTTTTATATATTCAAGACACTAGAGGTTAGAGAAAATGGCGAAGGCAAAATTTGAGCGGAACAAGCCGCACTGCAACATCGGCACCATCGGTCACGTTGACCACGGCAAAACCACGCTGACAGCAGCTATCACGAAAGTGATGGCTGAAGTTAACGGCGGCGCGGCGGTCGATTTCGCAAACATCGACAAGGCACCTGAAGAGCGCGAGCGTGGCATCACGATCTCGACGGCTCACGTCGAATATGAGTCGGCAGCCCGTCACTACGCCCACGTCGATTGCCCGGGACACGCCGATTATGTGAAAAACATGATTACCGGTGCTGCCCAGATGGATGGCGCGATCCTGGTGGTGAACGCCGCTGACGGACCGATGCCGCAAACCCGTGAGCACATCCTGCTCGCGAAACAGGTCGGCGTGCCTTCGATGGTCGTTTACATGAACAAGGTCGATCAGGTTGACGACGACGAAATTCTAGAACTGGTTGAAATGGAAGTTCGCGAACTTCTTTCGTCCTATGATTTCCCCGGTGACGACATCCCGATCATCAAGGGCTCGGCTCTGGCCGCGCTTGAAGGCCGTGATGATGAAATCGGCAAGAACTCGATCATCGAACTGATGAACGCCGTCGATGAGCACATCCCGCAGCCGGATCGCCCGGTTGACAAGCCGTTCCTCATGCCGATCGAAGACGTGTTCTCGATTTCCGGCCGTGGTACGGTGGTTACGGGCCGCGTCGAAACCGGCATCGTCAATGTTGGCGACGAAGTCGAAATCGTGGGCATCAGGGATACCGGCAAGACGACTGTCACAGGCGTCGAAATGTTCCGCAAGCTGCTTGATCGCGGTGAAGCCGGTGACAACATCGGTGCACTGGTTCGCGGTGTAGGCCGTGAAGATGTCGAGCGCGGCCAGGTTTTGGCCAAGCCGGGTTCGGTTAATCCGCACACCGACTTCAGCGCAGAAGTCTATGTCCTGTCCAAGGACGAAGGCGGCCGTCACACGCCATTCTTCGCGAACTACCGTCCACAGTTCTACTTCCGTACAACTGACGTAACCGGTGAAGTAATCCTCCCCGAGGGTACCGAGATGGTTATGCCAGGCGACAACGTGACGATCAACGTGAAGCTGATCGCACCAATCGCAATGGACGAAGGTCTTCGTTTCGCAATCCGTGAAGGCGGCCGCACGGTCGGTTCAGGGGTTGTCAGCAAGATTACGAAGTAATATAGGCTTCGAACCGGGTGGGTCCCTTAAGGGATTCGCCCGGTCTGGAATTTAGGGGGCCGCCCCTTCCTGCATCTTCGGAAGAAGGGCAGCGAGGCGGGGCGGTCCTTGTTTTATGGAAATTTCCCTTTGGGATGTTTCCTGGCTCTTTCGCATCGGTATAGGTAATGGAAGCTCAGAATATCCGCATTCGCCTCAAGGCGTTCGATCACCGCGTTCTCGACCAGGCAACTGGCGAAATCGCAGAAACCGCACGTCGCACAGGCGCGCTTATTCGCGGCCCCATTCCCATGCCGACGCGTATCGAGAAATTTACCGTGAACCGCGGTCCGCACATCGACAAGAAGTCGCGGGAACAGTTCGAGGTACGTACTTTCAAACGGCTGCTCGATATCGTTCAGCCTAACGCCCAGACAGTTGATGCTTTGATGAAGCTCGACCTGGCTGCCGGCGTAAATGTTGAGATCAAGCTGGCTTGATCTCCGCTGTCTGACGCAGATCAGGCCGCAGACTACGAGATACCGCCGGGTTCACCCGGGCTGCGTCTCCCGTCTCGCTCTTCGTCTGAAGAGCACCTAGCCCGGACGGGGCGACGTATGACAATTTGGGCTGGCAAGCACCTGGAAATGGTTCCGGGTGCCTCTGTTTAGGAGTTCTGGTCATGCGCACTGGCGTGATCGCTAAAAAAGTCGGAATGACCCGCCTGTTCCAGGAGGATGGCCGCCACGTGCCGGTTACAGTCCTCGCTCTGGAAGAGTGTCAGGTTGTTTCCCATCGTACTCAAGAGCGTGACGGATACGTCGCGCTCCAGGTCGGTTCCGGCGAAGCGAAACAAAAAAATGTAAACAAGCCTCAACGCGAACATTTCGCGAAGGCTGAAGTTGGTCTCAAGCGCAAGGTCGCCGAGTTCCGTCTGGATAGCGAAGATGCTTTGCTGCCCGTCGGTGCGCGGATCAGTGCTGATCACTTTATCGCCGGCCAGAAAGTTGACATCACCGGCTATACGCAGGGTAAAGGCTTTGCCGGCGCCATGAAGCGTTGGGGCTTCGGTGGTCTTCGGGCGACGCATGGTGTTTCGATCTCTCACCGTTCGCACGGTTCGACGGGTAACCGTCAGGATCCGGGCCGCGTTTTCAAGAACAAGAAGATGGCGGGCCACATGGGTGATCGCCAGCGCACGCAGCAAAACCTCGAAGTCGTCCGCACGGATGCCGATCGCGGTCTGATCTTTGTCAAAGGCTCCGTGCCCGGCACAAAGAACAGCTGGATGCTGATCCGTGATGCTGTCAAAATCGTTCACAAGGATCTTCCGTTTCCCGGCGTAATGCGCCGCAACCAGGACGAGTTTGCTTCCGAGGAAGCGACGCCTGGTCTGGTCGAAAGTGCCGCCGAGCATGAAGTAGGGCTGGAAGTTCCTGCAGCGCAGCAAGCCGAGCTCCTCAAAGAGCAGTCAGCTGGCGTTGAAGCCGACAATGGCTCTGAATCCAACAATGATGCATCCGATGCCAAGCCGGCTGACGATGCGAACAAGGAGGGCTGATCATGAAGGTCAAGCTCCAAACGCTGGAAGGCAAGGCCGGTAAGGGCGATGTCGAGCTGGACGAGGCCGTATTCGGTCTTGAGCCGCGCGCCGACATCCTGCACCGTGTCGTAGTCTGGCAGCTGGAAAATCGCCGCGGAACCGCACGTGCCGCTCGTGAGCGGTCGGACGTCAACCGCACCGGCAAGAAATACGGCAAGCAAAAAGGTGGCGGTGTTGCCCGTCACGGTGACCGCAAGGCACCGATCTTTATCGGTGGTGGTAAAGCGCACGGCCCGCGCCGTCGTGACTTCAATCAGTCGCTGAACAAGAAGATCCGCGCGCTAGGCTTGAAAATGGCGCTTTCATCGAAGGCGAAGGACGGCCTCGTGGTCGTTGACAATCTGGATATGAAGGCCGGTAAGACCAAGGCGTTGGCTGAAAGCTTCGGCTTCACGGGCAAGGTTCTGGTTATCGACGGTGACAGCGTTAACGAAACGTTCGCCCGGGCATCCGCAAACCTGATCGGGATCAACGTGATGCCGGCCCAGGGTGCGAATGTTTATGATATCCTGAAGCACGATACGCTGATCCTGACCAAGGCTGCGATCGAAAAGCTGGAGGCGCGTTTCAATGGCTAAAAAGCAAGAAGTCGACGCCCGTCACTATGACGTGATCCTTGCGCCGCACATCACCGAGAAAGCTACGCTGCTCTCCGAGCATAATGCAGTGGTTTTCAAGGTTGGTGGTGACGCGACCAAGCCGCAGATCAAGGAAGCCGTCGAGGCGATCTTTGATGTGAAGGTGACCGGTGTGAACACCATTGTCCAGAAGGGCAAAACGAAGCGCTGGAAGGGCCGTCCCTACAAGCGCACCGATCTGAAAAAGGCGATCGTGACGCTGGCCGAAGGCCAGTCAATCGACGTCACCAGCGGTATCTGAGGCCAGGGGATTAGGAACGCATAATGGCACTCAAAAGCTATAAACCAACGAGCCCGGCGCGCCGCGGCCTCGTCCTTGTCGATAAGTCCGGCCTCTGGAAGGGCAAGCCGGTAAAGTCGCTGGTCGAGGGTAAACGCAAGACGGGCGGCCGCAACAACAAAGGTCACGTGACTTCACGCGGCATTGGTGGCGGTCACAAACAAAAATATCGTTTTATCGACTTCAAACGACGGAAATTCGACGTTGAAGCCACTGTTGAGCGGATCGAATATGATCCTAACCGCACGGCCTTCATCGCTCTGTTGAAGTATGACGATGGCGAGATTGCCTATATCATTTGCCCGCAGCGTGTCGCTGTCGGTGACAAAGTGATTGCCGGCAAGAAAACCGATACCAAGCCTGGCAATGCCATGCTTCTTAGCGAAATGCCGGTTGGCACCATTTGCCACAATGTTGAAATGAAGCCGGGCAAGGGTGGTCAGATTGCGCGATCGGCGGGCACTTATGTGCAGCTGGTCGGCCGTGACCGCGGGATGGTGATCGTTCGTCTGAATTCGGGTGAACAACGCTATATTCGCGGTGATTGCATGGGCACGGTTGGCGCGGTTTCCAACCCCGACAATTCGAACCAGACACTCGCCAAGGCTGGACGCAATCGCTGGCGCGGCAAGAAACCGCTTACCCGCGGTGTCGCAAAGAACCCTGTCGATCACCCGCATGGTGGTGGCGAAGGCCGTACTTCGGGTGGTCGTCATC encodes the following:
- the rplB gene encoding 50S ribosomal protein L2, whose protein sequence is MALKSYKPTSPARRGLVLVDKSGLWKGKPVKSLVEGKRKTGGRNNKGHVTSRGIGGGHKQKYRFIDFKRRKFDVEATVERIEYDPNRTAFIALLKYDDGEIAYIICPQRVAVGDKVIAGKKTDTKPGNAMLLSEMPVGTICHNVEMKPGKGGQIARSAGTYVQLVGRDRGMVIVRLNSGEQRYIRGDCMGTVGAVSNPDNSNQTLAKAGRNRWRGKKPLTRGVAKNPVDHPHGGGEGRTSGGRHPVTPWGKPTKGARTRKNKQTDKMIIRSRHAKKKR
- the rplD gene encoding 50S ribosomal protein L4; its protein translation is MKVKLQTLEGKAGKGDVELDEAVFGLEPRADILHRVVVWQLENRRGTARAARERSDVNRTGKKYGKQKGGGVARHGDRKAPIFIGGGKAHGPRRRDFNQSLNKKIRALGLKMALSSKAKDGLVVVDNLDMKAGKTKALAESFGFTGKVLVIDGDSVNETFARASANLIGINVMPAQGANVYDILKHDTLILTKAAIEKLEARFNG
- the rpsJ gene encoding 30S ribosomal protein S10, with protein sequence MEAQNIRIRLKAFDHRVLDQATGEIAETARRTGALIRGPIPMPTRIEKFTVNRGPHIDKKSREQFEVRTFKRLLDIVQPNAQTVDALMKLDLAAGVNVEIKLA
- the rplC gene encoding 50S ribosomal protein L3, which encodes MRTGVIAKKVGMTRLFQEDGRHVPVTVLALEECQVVSHRTQERDGYVALQVGSGEAKQKNVNKPQREHFAKAEVGLKRKVAEFRLDSEDALLPVGARISADHFIAGQKVDITGYTQGKGFAGAMKRWGFGGLRATHGVSISHRSHGSTGNRQDPGRVFKNKKMAGHMGDRQRTQQNLEVVRTDADRGLIFVKGSVPGTKNSWMLIRDAVKIVHKDLPFPGVMRRNQDEFASEEATPGLVESAAEHEVGLEVPAAQQAELLKEQSAGVEADNGSESNNDASDAKPADDANKEG
- the rpsG gene encoding 30S ribosomal protein S7; protein product: MSRRRRPEKRIILPDPKFGDQILSKFMNNLMLDGKKSTAEGIVYGALDTVETKAKTDPVQLFHEALNNVKPQVEVRSRRVGGATYQVPVEVRPERAQALAIRWLISAARGRAETTMSARLSGELMDAANNRGNAVKKREDAHRMADANRAFSHYRW
- a CDS encoding 50S ribosomal protein L23; protein product: MAKKQEVDARHYDVILAPHITEKATLLSEHNAVVFKVGGDATKPQIKEAVEAIFDVKVTGVNTIVQKGKTKRWKGRPYKRTDLKKAIVTLAEGQSIDVTSGI
- the fusA gene encoding elongation factor G — encoded protein: MAREYPLERYRNIGIMAHIDAGKTTTTERILYYTGKSYKIGEVHDGAATMDWMEQEQERGITITSAATTTFWQNEDGKGEKHRINIIDTPGHVDFTIEVERSLRVLDGAVAVFDGVAGVEPQSETVWRQADKYKVPRMCFINKLDRTGADFYYCVQSIIDRLGANPLVLYLPIGAEGGLRGVVDLVNNRGIVWENDGLGAEFEYIAVPDDMADKAEEYRAKLIETVVELDDDVMEKFFDGEMPDAATLKKLIRKGTMDQVFVPVLCGSAFKNKGVQPLLDAVVDYMPSPLDVPAIKGVLPDSDKEETRPSSDEAPFSALAFKIMNDPFVGSLTFTRIYSGHLEKGMVLNSVKEKKEKIGRMLLMHSNNREDIDEAFAGDIVAIAGMKDTTTGDTLCALSHPIILERMEFPEPVIELSVEPKTKADQEKMGVALNRLAAEDPSFRVSTDHESGQTIIKGMGELHLDILVDRMKREFKVEANVGAPQVAYRESLGREIEVDYTHKKQSGGSGQFARAKATFIPGERGQGIVFEDSIKGGNIPREYIPSLEKGLREQAESGYLIGFPIIDFTIKVTDGAYHDVDSSTVAFEICGRGAMREAAERGGIKLLEPVMKVEVITPEDYLGDVIGDLNSRRGQIQGTDSRGNAQAVEAMVPLANMFGYVNELRSFSQGRANYSMQFSHYEEVPASVALEVKEKLA
- the tuf gene encoding elongation factor Tu — its product is MAKAKFERNKPHCNIGTIGHVDHGKTTLTAAITKVMAEVNGGAAVDFANIDKAPEERERGITISTAHVEYESAARHYAHVDCPGHADYVKNMITGAAQMDGAILVVNAADGPMPQTREHILLAKQVGVPSMVVYMNKVDQVDDDEILELVEMEVRELLSSYDFPGDDIPIIKGSALAALEGRDDEIGKNSIIELMNAVDEHIPQPDRPVDKPFLMPIEDVFSISGRGTVVTGRVETGIVNVGDEVEIVGIRDTGKTTVTGVEMFRKLLDRGEAGDNIGALVRGVGREDVERGQVLAKPGSVNPHTDFSAEVYVLSKDEGGRHTPFFANYRPQFYFRTTDVTGEVILPEGTEMVMPGDNVTINVKLIAPIAMDEGLRFAIREGGRTVGSGVVSKITK